Genomic segment of Pangasianodon hypophthalmus isolate fPanHyp1 chromosome 22, fPanHyp1.pri, whole genome shotgun sequence:
TCAAAAggtgaagaagaaagaaaagaaaatccttttttaaataaatgtttttacctTGTAGAGTTTCACATCTAAGCATAtgtgtatttaaattaaatactgaaGTTGTAGTctatagatttaaaaataaattaattaattactgttttttttaaaaacccacAACATATTTACAGGTAAAAATCATTACATAGCATCTGTCATATGCCACATCATCACCACTAGCATTCCACAAAACAGGTAAGTTCAGCAGTGACTCTTTCCATAAACACTAAATGTTACCACAGTTGACTGCTCAAAAATCTAATTTACCCTTTAACGTAAGCTAAGCTAACTAGTTACCTGGTTAACACTAGCACTATACTGCGTTTCCTGGAAGGTACGTACAGTCAGTGCTACCACTTAGCTGTGCAGAGTGTAATTTTAGTCGTacacagtgttttctttttaatttatcagAGACAAATGTTAAGATTCCTGATAGCTTTGTGTATCAAATAATTAGCTACTAGTTAGCTACATTGCCTCAGTCATTGACTAGTTTATGTTCCAGTGAATTCATCATGAAGGATCACGTGGGGCAAATCTACCTGTAAATCACTTGTCAGGAAATTGGAGAGTTGTTCGTGTAAGTCTGAAGAAAAACTCTTTTTTATTACGATTCATACGATTTCACTACGATTATTATGGTGGAGTtcaaatttgattttttaatctaaataataatttggtttattgttaagttaattttactgttttcacACTTGTTAGCTGAGATTGTGTTcctgcagaaagaaagaaagaaacaaagaaaggaaagtgAGAATAGACACCTCCTGGTGGAAGAAATGTGCAGTTCTTGGCGTCATTACTCCGTAAAACGAGGCttgcttttttcatttcacCTGTCTTTCAATTTCACTCGGATCTAGGTGCCTGTTCTTTTACATTCTTTACTAGAAGCTAAAATTACCCTGGGCTGGGTTTTCCAGAGCATACCCAACACTAAGTACTTTATTATCTTGCTTGTTAGTAACCTGACCCAGTTGTTATTCACTGAGTTCTTTGTTATTCGGAGTTTGCATGCAGTTCTACCTCAGATGGACAGAGGGTgctaatttcacacacaacagttctCACAGTTACATAGAGTGAGTGTGACCCATTACTCTCGTGTTAATTAATTAGATTAATTAGATGATTCATGGCATGGTAATGCAGTGGATAGCTTGACCTTACAATGCTAGCACTTTAGGTTCGAGCGACTGTCTGTGTATAGGGTTTCTCcttgtttttattaatcatgctagctgtacaaaaacaaatgacgcaaactgcatttaaaaactGGGTTCATGTAAATCAGTTCACATGGAACCCAGAAGTTAATAAGTTGAGTGTAAGATATGAATTTATGTtgcagtaaaatatttcatttgtgtggaaccgatgtacacatttgaattaagaaaattcaattcaatttttttactTAGCTTTTGTAGTCCgcttttgctgttgttttggaCTTGTTTATTGAATTTACTTTGGTCATATATATTCAAAGCCCTGGAATAAAACTGAACTCCACatagtcacctgatctcaaacccaacaCCCTGAAGCTGTGCGGCAGTAACGCTAACCGCTGCActaccatcacacacatcagttaGTCAAGTTAATTTCATACTAGTCAGCACCAATATATTCCCTTCTTTTCCACGTAGCCCTTCTCAACAAACGTCATTTTTTTGTAGCAAATTGTTGATTATGGTGATTACGTGTTATTTATAAATAGACTGCGTCTGTTTCTGCTGTTTAAGTTCATCTATTAAATTTACCTCCAGACTGTGAATCAATTGTTTGACTATTGACTGGTGCAGCTTTTCTCCAGACTTGGGCTGGGCGGAGTCAACAAACAACTACTTACTGCTCGTTTGTGGCTGAGTCGATTTGTTCATCcagccacaggagcattagtgaggtcagagaCTGATGCTGATTGAGGaggctccagttccagttcatcccaaaggtgttcagtggggttgaggtcagggctctgtgcaggacactcgagttcttccactccaaccttcacacaccatgtcttcatggagctcgctttgtgcacaggggcattgtcatgctggaacaggtttgggcctcttagttccagtgaagggaaactgtaatgctacagcatacaaatacattctatacaactgtgtgcttccaactttgcggtgacagtttgaggaagaactacatatgggtgtgacggtcaagTATCCTCATacctttagccatatagtgtccTTTTTCTGTTCATAGTTTAATGTCTGTAATGACAGTCTAAAAtgaaaattctaaaattaaatattaaaaagcctCCATAAGGATTTAGTTCAGGCACCATGAATTATataattgctttaaaaaatatcacaaaatctACAACTTCAGTATTTAATTTGAATACACATATCCTTAATAGTAATATAaattagttttatattaaaagtaatataaaacgatatataaaatgtattttcttatttttgctttaCCCTTTGGGCTAAAAGTGCTATTTTAGAATTACTGTACAATGTAAATGAGTAATGCGGTCgcatttattttgttgtagagctgatttaaggaaataaaatctTAGTTTTTTAATAAGCGCTGTATTGTTTGCTTTAAGCATGCATTTGTATTTGATCCCAGCATCACATTAAAGCCTGACCTGCCTTTTCTGCTTACatataaatttcattattattattttaattatcattacTGAATAGCCTAAGACATTACATGACAGAGATCACATGGTAAAGCTCTTTATGAGAGACAAAATGCAGCCAGCGCTCCATGTACATATGCAGCGATGACTTAATATGACATCATCTACTGGagagtgtgtatacatacagtagtatatataatttgcaacttaaataaaatttttgtgGCTGAAATTTTATATTGCTTTTTAAACAAGTGCTCTTCCTCATGTGATTTAGAAACAACATTCCAGTGAGGATTAGGCTTCATGTGTTTCAGTTTcattatttgaaatgtatttgaaCATGTTATGGCATGTGGTTGGTTAACATTATGGCATGTGTGATGGAGGTATAATGACAGTAAATTCTCTGCTAAACAATGGGCTGAAGATCTCAGAGCTTTTCTTGAGAAGTTGCACCAGGAAATTCTTGAAACGTTTCGAGTTGATCAGCAATCAGTCATCATCAGGAGGTTGTTTGTGGAAATGAAAGTGTAGATCTTCTGTGTTGTCATGTGCGTTTGGATTAGATCCCTTTAGTAGAACTCAGATCGGTTCTCTCGTAAGTTCTTCAGATGGATTGGTTTAGTAAGGAATCGAACACTCtttgccatgctgttataggataataatcaatgacagggtggtgtgacgaAGTGAAGTagctgttaccatcctgaagtcgattatttttctgtaacagctgatccccaaagagttttattcctctcacaccacagcaatttgtcaataatTCCATTTTTTATGtactaaagaatgacacgtcatactttttatacttttagagttatatttaatgttgtggaatgtaaatgaaacaatttagttcttgttctcacttacattatagcagctatttttacttttgcttttgaagttaataagacaattaaatgcagcttgtcatgttctaGAGAAACGGCAGAGTggaaactcgtctgtcctgaagagagTACTGGCAGAAAActttccttacagaaaccttcaccatatcgatgattatagtatttttaatccatttatgtggagcatctgctgttcaagtccctgtgaatgaactgttactgtaaaaacgataacgtatcagaacgagtgctttaatataaacctgtgatttttggctgcactactatcagagctgctgttacagaagattaatcaacaccttcaatcagaatggagaattcaaaaGTCCTGTGGTATAAGGGATTTTTAAACGTTTCTTCTtggatttatttttgctatGGACTCTTAATGGTCTAGAGTGAGCACTAAAAAGCTCTTGAATCAAAACTGCTATTGTTTGTACTGAGAGCAGAACCAGCTTATAAATTATTCAGCAGCTAAAGCAGGCAGTCATTAAACCCTTTGTTGTAAAACCATCTGGGTTAAAGCTGCTTTACTGGATTCCGTGTGGTCTGAAAAAAGACGTAAAGTCTTGTGATAGagcattatagttttttttttttaaatttgctccTATACTTTAGACATGGAAGTGCTAGAAAAGACGCAAAAACATACAAGAtagaataaaaatgattcatgaGTCTAGGACGAGGAAAAATACACGGTTATGTCATGAGCAGATTAAACACAACAATATTGAAGACAGTATTTTGTCAGCAAATTTATAATCATTGGTCTTTGTGTCTTTTTATATTGTCTAATAcggttaatgtgtttttttttctttgatggAACTACCATGTCGAGTAGTTTATTATTCAATGGAAAAAATGTATAGCTCCAAGGTGTTGGGTCCTTTAAAACTTTCCAAAAGTACACGTGTAGTTTTGATGGTGATTCGGCCACACGTTAAACACCGCATGCAATCACAGCTGTGATtcacatttcagacacaatatggccaaatatttattaatttttttatttttacgcCATCAACAAAAACAGTTCCCAaaaagccacagctggatagagcattgtgtgttgccatggcaacgcACAGACCGACTGACAGcgtgtagtaagtgtagtaacgaTTTCAATGTAACTTTTTGCAATGTAACAATTGCTAGAGTTTTTTGTATCGAACAAAACTTATGAACTAGTTGGTACAAATTTTTATAATCTTGCAATAGTGAGACCACATTCTCATACTTAGAACTAGATTTTCTTATCACAATAACAAATACCCACTGTGATTACTGTCTAGCTTGAGATGTTGGTGCACTATCTTCTTGCTGTGCATGGAAGCCAGTCCCTCACTCATGCCGTTGAGGATCATGGCTGTGGCATCTTTGGTTAGCAATGTAACACGTGCGTATTTTGTTAAGGTGTTAATTACAGCCGGTGTATGTAGGAGGTTATGTTTTTGTGATTGAGACTTGAAGTTTATGAGTCTGATCAACAGGAAAGCCTTCAAACCTGCGACTAAACTATTTAACTGCTCGGCTGTACAATAAATCTTTGCTTTATCAAAGATTTGGATCAATACATCTGCATATCTTGAAAATAtactttcataaataattaatggatgaaatgattgtgtttttgcAACATGATGCAGCAAATATTAATATTGGTGACATTTTCCCCTATACCTgactttttaaatgtgtatgtagACTGAACTCTATATTCTCTCCATCAACAAGCTCTGGAGGAACCTTCCACATGCCCGATTGATCTAGCTACGGCTTCCTGAACAGCTTGTTGTGTTTTGCCTGGCTGTGATTGTGCAATAGGTGTTTATCAGGTAAAACATATCAGACAGCGGTAGTGTAATAATTTAACAGCAAACAACGCACATTTGTGGTGTGAATTGCACATCACATCCACAGAGTGAAACTTTTCTATTACATTCTGatcaaatacacacaatacatacaCATGGCAGTGCTTACTACTAAATTTCTGTTTCCTGCTTTAGCTATTTTTCTGTCATGAAGAGTGTTGGCATTTTTTTTGACCCCAAAAATTCATCTTGCAGAAGATACTTGCATAATATTGGCTAAATTATCTTTGGATGTATGAGAAAAACACCtacaaaatgacatgaaattgaaatattttcatgGTCATATTAGCAAaccctgcagtgtgtgtgactggCTCTCCACAGTTACTGTTTTTTATCCTTGCACCATCTGTACCAACATCTCTGTTCCAATATTATCATCAACATTTCTGTCCGCAATTTTCCGCAAGTTTGTgcgatccattttagatcaaatccactggagtgtcgtctgatcacCCGCTTCACTAGAAGAGATAGACATGAGGGAATTAGAGAGATTAGACATGACCTTTCATACAAAGCAGTTAACTTGGTCGATATCActcatttgcttacatttaaataaagagctagaaatagtgcagaatctttaatattacatattcaagatattgaacatttactttctttgttcaCGTTAAAAAAGGACTTAATAAAAACCCCAGCCATGTAATATTGACTATTGTCTGTGAGATGATTACACCACAGGTGCCAGAACGGAAGCAGTGCTCCGTGTGCATATGCAGCAATGACCTAATGTCGCATCAtccactagtgtgtgtgtgtgtgtgtgtgtgtgaatacagaAGCCTTTTGATTTAACTTTAGTGGTCAAGTGTTTTAcgcttattttaaaaaagtgctgttGTTTGTCGGCTATTTTTGTCTGATGACAACATTCCAGTGAGGATTTGGGGTTTACTCGTGTTTCAGTACATGAACAAGTGTTATGGAATGTGGTTGGTTAACTTAGACAGATAGATCACTTTGTTCATCCCAGAAGGAAATTCACATATTACAGCAACACAGAGAGTTAGATGTatactaaaagtaatttaacattataaatgaaatagaagtgttttattcctcttataccccatcaatttgctaacaattacaatgtctaatttattaaagaatgacatgtcataatttttaatccattaatggttatgtatacatttaatgttgtgaaccATCTgtaaaacaagtcagttcctgtcaCCAGccactccttttttttctctctgttgatatgacaaaaaaaaaaaaacagcttgtcatgttaccgagaatccacaaagcgtaaactcctgcGTCCTGAggacgagtgcattaatataaccgttcgatttgcagctgcactactgtcagagctgctattactGAACATTAATctacatcttctgaccaatcagaacagcACTGTTGTGTACAGGattgaaatatttctttctGGATTTATTTTCACGGTGGACTCTTTATGGACTAGAGTTCACTTATTGTGCAGCATGAACTATAATGATCAGTAAAGACAGTAGTGCAGAGCTCCTAATAGAATTATGATGAAAAGCGGCACAAATTTCAGGTTAAAAGCTACTGCTTGGCTTGAAATTCTGTCAGATAAACTTCTTTCATACAGCGAACCATTTCTACTCACTGGGGTTGCAGTTTATTTGCCCATAAACACCACTTGCACTGATATTTCAAGCTGTTTCATTGATTCCATTgcagtttattttttcaataacaCTTCTCATAAACAGGGTTCAACTTGGCCATTGTTGTTGCGGCCATGAGGACGAGAAAAAAACCATTGACACACAGTAGCCATTGTGTAAAACTATGTATGATACAGCACAAGAAGAagattaacacacattaaatatttagcaTAGCACATTCACCACATAGACACATCATATGCTATTATGTTACATGCTATTTCTGTACAGGTATAGTTTTAGAACTGGAAAAAATATACAAGACATAaggtgtgttatttattttgtcacatCATATGGTATGGCATGACCAAAATCACTGTTTACTTTTATTGGTTATGATATTATCATTACATAATATATCCACCACCTTGAATCTATTCTCTTAGTACACGTTCCCACTCTTTCCAGTGATTTTACAGTTTAACATATTTATGATCCAGTTATGTTTCAGAAGATGTTTATTATTCACTGTATTTTTcaaaagtaatatttttccccacatttaCCCAACACTTACAGGTATATATTATTTTCTCGAGGAAAATAGTGGAAAAAACAAGTAAACACTTAAAAACTCTAACTCACCACCCAGCAAACTGCAAATCATCATACCATTAAGTCATTTCTATATGACTTCTTGACTTATTGTTTACTTGGTAATTTTCACCTCTTCATACTTAACAACCTGGCCATTCCTTTTGACTATTTGTTTAAACTCTAGCTCATGATGATTAACCACCATTCCATCTGTTGGTAAAGGACAAGGAAAGGGCATCGGTTGGAACATATTGGCCATTGCGTTTCCGGAAACATTAAATAAAGGTAGAGGTTGTGGAAATGGGCTATGGTGCATGTGTATAGCAGGTGTTTCAAGGTGTTTTACTTCTGGTGGGAAAGGGCTCAGGGGGCCCCATTTTCTCCTCGCCCCAAGATCAAAAGCTGGTCCCCAGGCACCCCCTTGTACACCCAAACCTGGGTTTGGTCTCCTTGCTCCTGCCTCAATTTGCCGGATCTCGCCAATCACTCCAGCCATGGTGGCTCTCTCTGCTGCATTGGCCACCACCATCCTGGACACAACACTACAGTATGGATTGTCCTTCAGAGTGTCTTTAATCTTGATGGGAGTCACACCATGGGTTGGAAGCCTGACCCTTGCGCAGAGTTCGGCAATGATTTTGCCCATGGCCCACACGTCTGAACGCTTGTCTCGAGCTTTCCATTGCCAGATCTCAGGAGCAGAGTAGGCCTCGTTGCCCATATTTGCGGCAGAGCTTAAGCCATTTTTGAAGAATTTTGCCAGACCCATGTCAATGATCACAGCGCGATGAGATCCATGCTCAATCTAATGGGATGAAAAGAAACAGGAGATAAAGAGTTCAATCATTGAGGGTTCATTATTTCTGCTGAACGGCAGGTGAAATTCTCccaatcagcagctctgacagtactgcatctgcaaatcacaggtttattttgaTGCATTAGTtcaaattgcagtggtataagtAGAATCGAATACATCAGGACgtattgttataggaaaacaatcaactttggggtggtaacacaGAGTAACTCTGTTACTAACACCAccctgatgattattttccaataacagcatgacagaGTGCTTTATTCATTACTTATCATCCTTCTCATATTATATAGTTTATGCCAATTCTGAAAGGTTTGCGATTGTGAGACTGGTGACTCGGCTGCTTTGGTGAATTTCTTGAAGCCTACATTAACACTCACCATGATGTTGTCTGGTTTGAGATCCTGGTGGACGATGTCTTTGCTGTGCAGAAAGTTCAAGCCTTCACACATACCAGTGATGATGGTGGCCTTCACTGACGGGGTCAGCTGTAAAGAAAATTTCAGTAGCATTTTAACAGTACATGACATCATTCAATTCCTGAAGTCTACTTTCATTCCCAACACATACCTGTATTTTAGATTTCTGTATGTTAAATATGGCCGTCTCAAGATCCTCTCCAAAGATGAACTCCAGAGGAATGTGCCACTTTCCGTCTTGCAGCCATGGACTCCCGAGGAGCCTCACCACGTTTTTGTGTTGTGCCTTCCTGCAGTTTGAATGTTAATGTTGAATAAGCGATTTATAGAAACATACCAAATGCTGGGGCTTGTAATgaaagaagctttttttttccttgtgcaattattttaataataatccttATGTTTAAAGGTATACTATAAATGGCATGTAAACACTACACAATTCATAAGATCTCCTTTATTGTAAGCTATAATGGAATTTTAGCTGATGAGTTCTCTTAAATATGTAACAAAATATTAGTGTGAGGAATTAAAACTTTACGTACTCATAAACACGGAGCTCTCTGGTTAGCTGGTCCTTAGTGATCAAGTGCACAGGCACTTTC
This window contains:
- the LOC113532929 gene encoding uncharacterized protein LOC113532929, producing MEPSTKTLAEGCFGKVYKQKYGSTWAAMKKVPVHLITKDQLTRELRVYEKAQHKNVVRLLGSPWLQDGKWHIPLEFIFGEDLETAIFNIQKSKIQLTPSVKATIITGMCEGLNFLHSKDIVHQDLKPDNIMIEHGSHRAVIIDMGLAKFFKNGLSSAANMGNEAYSAPEIWQWKARDKRSDVWAMGKIIAELCARVRLPTHGVTPIKIKDTLKDNPYCSVVSRMVVANAAERATMAGVIGEIRQIEAGARRPNPGLGVQGGAWGPAFDLGARRKWGPLSPFPPEVKHLETPAIHMHHSPFPQPLPLFNVSGNAMANMFQPMPFPCPLPTDGMVVNHHELEFKQIVKRNGQVVKYEEVKITK